In Aquincola tertiaricarbonis, the genomic stretch TCAACATCGCGCTGGCGCGCGAGGCGCTGAAGGACCTGCTGTCGATCCAGAACCGGCAGGTCTCGGTCGAGAACATCCAGAAGACGGTGGCCGACTTCTACAAGATCAAGATCGCCGACATGTACAGCAAGAAGCGGCCGGCCTCGATCGCGCGGCCGCGGCAGATCGCCATGTACCTGGCCAAGGAAATGACCCAGAAGAGCCTGCCCGAGATCGGCGAGCTGTTCGGCGGGCGTGACCACACCACGGTGCTGCATGCGGTGCGCAAGATCGGCGGCGAACGCCAGAAGAACACCGAGCTGAACCAGCAGCTCCACGTGCTCGAACAGACCCTGAAGGGGTGAACAACCTGCTGTCAAGTGACAAGCCTGTGGACAACTTTTGCGCAACCGGGCACCTATCCACAGGCCGGCGCGTTTTCCAGAAGTTGTTGTATGTCCGGCTCGACAATCCGGGTCATGCGGCCCACAGGCTTGCCCTCGCGGTAAATCGTTGATGGATCAGGCCAAAATCGCGTTCTCCACAGCCCGGCAGCGGCTCTACTAGAACTACCAAGTTAAGAGGAAGACATGATTGTCTTGAAAGCTCCGCAGGAAAAATTGTTGTCTGCCCTGCAGGCCGTCGCCGGTATCGTCGAACGCCGCCACACCTTGCCCATCCTGGCGAACGTGCTGCTGCGCAAGACCGGCCCCCAGATCGAGTTCACGACCAGCGACCTGGAGATCCAGGTGCGCACCCAGGCCGAGCTGGGCGGCGATGCCGCCAACTTCGCCACCACGGTGGGTGCCCGCAAGCTGATCGACATCCTGCGCACACTGCCGGCGGACCAGGTGGTGTCGCTGTCGGCCACCCAGAACAAGCTGACGCTGCAAGGCGGCAAGAGCCGCTTCACGCTGCAGACGCTGCCGGCCCACGACTTCCCGCTGGTCAATGAAGCGGCCGAGTTCGGCCCCGCGTTCAGCGTGCCGCAGAAGACGCTCAAGAGCCTGATCAACCAGGTGCACTTCGCGATGGCGGTGCACGACATCCGCTACTACCTGAACGGCATCCTGTTCGTGGCCGAAGGCAAGACGCTGACGCTGGTGGCCACCGACGGCCACCGCCTGGCGCTGGCGCAGGCCACGCTCGAGACCGAGATCCCGAAGCAGGAAGTCATCCTTCCGCGCAAGACCGTGCTGGAACTGCAGCGCCTGCTGAAGGACGAAAAAGCCGACAAGCCGGCCAAGGGTGACAAGGCCGAGAAGACCGAAGACGGCGAAACCGCCGCCAGCGGCGACAATGCGCCGATCGAGATGCGTTTTGCCGGCAACCAGGCCAAGTTCAGCTTCTCGGGCATGGAGTTCGTCACCAAGCTCGTGGAAGGCAAGTTCCCCGACTACAACCGCGTGATCCCCAAGAACCACAAGAACGCCGTCGTGCTGGGTCGTGCACCGCTGCTGGCCAGCCTGCAGCGGGCCGCCATCCTCACCAGCGAGAAGTTCAAGGGCGTGCGCGTCAACATCGAGCCGGGTAGCCTGCGCATCGCCTCCAGCAACGCCGAGCAGGAAGAAGCCAAGGAAGAGCTCGAGATCGACTACGGTGGCGACACCATCGAGATCGGCTTCAACGTCACCTACCTGATGGACGCGCTGGCCAACATGAGCCAGGACATGATCCGACTGGAGCTGCAGGACACCAATTCCAGCGTGCTGATCACCGTGCCCGAGCAGGCCGGCTTCAAGTACGTGGTGATGCCGATGCGCATCTGACCGGACGACCAGCGTCCAGGACCAAGCGGGCTGCGGCCCGCTTCAGCGTTTCTTATGAGGCCGCGGCCAGCATGCCGCAGCCTGCGAAGTGAGCCCCATGACCGACCCGAACACCTCCCCCACCCCCACGCCCGACGCCTACGGCGAAGGCAGCATCCAGATCCTGGAAGGGCTGGAAGCCGTGCGCAAGCGGCCGGGCATGTACATCGGCGACACCAGCGACGGCACCGGCCTGCACCACCTGGTGTTCGAGGTGGTGGACAACTCCATCGACGAAGCGCTGGCGGGGCACTGCGACGACATCATCGTCACCATCCACTCCGACAACTCCATCAGCGTCATCGACAACGGCCGTGGCATTCCCACCGGCGTGAAGATGGACGACAAGCATGAGC encodes the following:
- the dnaN gene encoding DNA polymerase III subunit beta; this encodes MIVLKAPQEKLLSALQAVAGIVERRHTLPILANVLLRKTGPQIEFTTSDLEIQVRTQAELGGDAANFATTVGARKLIDILRTLPADQVVSLSATQNKLTLQGGKSRFTLQTLPAHDFPLVNEAAEFGPAFSVPQKTLKSLINQVHFAMAVHDIRYYLNGILFVAEGKTLTLVATDGHRLALAQATLETEIPKQEVILPRKTVLELQRLLKDEKADKPAKGDKAEKTEDGETAASGDNAPIEMRFAGNQAKFSFSGMEFVTKLVEGKFPDYNRVIPKNHKNAVVLGRAPLLASLQRAAILTSEKFKGVRVNIEPGSLRIASSNAEQEEAKEELEIDYGGDTIEIGFNVTYLMDALANMSQDMIRLELQDTNSSVLITVPEQAGFKYVVMPMRI